One Coccinella septempunctata chromosome X, icCocSept1.1, whole genome shotgun sequence genomic window carries:
- the LOC123321421 gene encoding sodium- and chloride-dependent GABA transporter 1 has translation MVEENEEMQDCLDNTLRLNRHEEIELPTLTNAPNSSNQLPATKNSTLPGRGTWGSKLDFILSVVGLAIGLGNVWRFPYLCYKNGGGAFLVPYFITLILAGIPMFFMELALGQMLTIGGLGVFKIAPIFKGIGYAAAVMSCWMNIYYIVLLAWAIFYFFMSLRADVPWRTCHNYWNTEFCVNPYDRGSLPCWEQSYPNNTISKICAVNNHNISITELTDPVKEFWERRALQISSGIEHVGSIRWELAGTLLLVWIICYFCIWKGVKWTGKVVYFTALFPYVLLTVLLIRGITLPGAMEGIKFYVMPNMSKLRESEVWIDAVTQIFFSYGLGLGTLVALGSYNKFTNNVYKDALIVCSVNSSTSVFAGFAIFSIVGFMAHEQQKPVEEVAASGPGLAFLAYPSAVLQLPGSPLWSCLFFLMILLIGLDSQFCTMEGFVTAIIDEWPHLLRRRKEIFIAIVCGLSYLVGLSCISQGGMYVFQILDSYAVSGFCLLFLIFFECTAISWAFGCDRFYDGIKEMIGYYPIKWWKFCWTITTPAICFGVFIFNIVQWTPVKYLNYEFPLWAHLFGWFTALTSMLCIPGYMIYIWMKTPGSRETKMRLLVRIDDDVKTLRAKMQASAV, from the exons ATGGTCGAAGAAAACGAAGAAATGCAAGACTGCCTGGACAACACCCTACGTCTGAACCGGCACGAAGAAATCGAACTACCCACACTTACAAATGCACCAAACTCGTCTAATCAACTACCAGCAACAAAAAACAGCACTTTACCAGGCAGGGGGACGTGGGGTAGTAAATTAGACTTTATTTTATCGGTGGTGGGGCTCGCCATAGGTTTAGGTAACGTTTGGCGGTTTCCCTATCTGTGTTATAAAAATGGGGGAGGTGCCTTCCTCGTACCGTACTTCATCACCCTCATATTAGCGGGCATCCCTATGTTCTTCATGGAGTTGGCGCTCGGTCAAATGTTGACCATTGGAGGGCTAGGGGTCTTCAAGATCGCCCCCATTTTCAAGG GTATTGGATATGCAGCAGCCGTCATGTCATGCTGGATGAATATTTATTATATCGTTTTATTGGCATGGGCAATCTTTTACTTCTTCATGTCGTTGAGGGCAG ATGTACCGTGGAGAACTTGCCACAACTACTGGAATACTGAATTCTGCGTCAATCCATACGATAGAGGATCTCTTCCTTGCTGGGAGCAGTCTTATCCCAACAACACCATAAGCAAAATTTGCGCGGTCAACAACCACAACATTTCCATAACTGAACTTACAGATCCGGTCAAGGAATTCTGGGA GCGTAGAGCACTTCAAATTTCCTCTGGTATCGAGCATGTGGGATCGATTCGTTGGGAGCTAGCCGGAACCCTCCTTCTGGTATGGATCATCTGTTATTTCTGCATATGGAAAGGTGTCAAATGGACCGGAAAAGTTGTGTACTTCACCGCTCTCTTCCCATATGTACTTTTGACAGTATTACTTATCAGGGGTATCACCTTGCCTGGAGCGATGGAAGGCATCAAATTTTATGTAATGCCCAACATGTCCAAACTGAGAGAATCTGAAGTGTGGATCGATGCTGTGACGCAAATATTCTTCTCCTATGGTTTAGGTCTTGGAACACTGGTGGCTCTTGGAAGCTACAATAAATTCACCAACAATGTGTATAA AGACGCCTTGATTGTGTGCTCAGTCAATTCGAGCACCAGTGTTTTCGCTGGATTCGCTATATTTTCCATTGTTGGTTTCATGGCGCACGAGCAGCAGAAACCAGTTGAAGAAGTCGCTGCTTCAG GACCTGGTCTGGCCTTCTTGGCATACCCTTCGGCTGTCCTGCAACTGCCAGGATCTCCGCTTTGGTCATGTCTTTTCTTCTTAATGATATTGCTGATCGGTTTGGATTCCCAGTTTTGCACGATGGAAGGATTCGTCACCGCAATCATCGATGAATGGCCCCATCTTCTCAGGAGAAGAAAGGAAATATTTATTGCTATTGTTTGTGGCCTTTCCTACTTAGTCGGTTTGTCTTGCATATCGCAG GGAGGAATGTACGTCTTTCAAATATTGGACTCGTATGCTGTCAGTGGCTTCTGTCTTCTCTTCCTGATATTCTTCGAATGTACGGCAATATCATGGGCCTTTGGGTGCGACAGGTTTTACGATGGCATCAAGGAAATGATCGGATATTATCCAATCAAATGGTGGAAGTTCTGTTGGACAATAACAACACCAGCTATTTGCTTC GGTGTTTTCATCTTTAATATTGTACAATGGACTCCCGTTAAATACCTCAACTACGAGTTTCCTCTATGGGCGCATCTGTTTGGGTGGTTCACCGCCTTGACTTCCATGTTATGTATTCCTGGTTACATGATTTATATTTGGATGAAAACTCCAGGGAGTAGGGAAACT AAAATGAGATTACTCGTCAGGATAGATGACGATGTTAAGACACTGAGGGCGAAAATGCAAGCATCTGCCGTCTGA
- the LOC123321422 gene encoding ubiquilin-1 has product MADEDPVKSPSSEEKREENEPQEEVKKISVTIKTPKEKEVVEVAENASVKEFKDIVAPKFNSEPDQLCLIFAGKIMKDGDTLTQHNIKDGLTIHLVIRAKPKTNESGPSRPPADVNATPFGLGPLGGLIGLESMGVNSNNFMELQNRMQTELFSNPDMLRQMLDNPLVQTLMNDPENMRSLITSNPQMQELMERNPEINHMMNNPELLRQTMELARNPSMLQELMRSHDRAISNLESIPGGYSALQRMYRDIQEPMLNATAEQFIRNPFSGLVDNNSTGANPQQGAENREPLPNPWGGGGRSPSSTSPTTPRPGVLNTPQMSSLLQQMAENPQLVQSMFNAPYTRSIIEAMQADPNMASSFLADNPLISRNPALQEQMRQYMPQFLQQLQNPEMQNLMTNPQAINAIMQIQQGMESLRQAAPSLVNTFGIPQPPSASTTTTNTTGSTTTATTASTPTTNTTTTPSTQPNDTFSEFMARMVAGMTQGNNPNVPPEQRYQQQLEQLTAMGFLNREANLQALIATFGDINAAVERLLALGQLSMS; this is encoded by the exons ATGGCTGACGAAGATCCGGTAAAATCTCCTAGTTCTGAGGAAAAACGGGAGGAAAATGAGCCCCAGGAggaagtgaaaaaaatatcagtCACAATTAAAACACCCAAAGAAAAGGAAGTCGTAGAAGTTGCTGAGAATGCTTCGGTCAAAGAG TTCAAAGATATTGTTGCTCCAAAATTCAATTCGGAACCTGATCAATTATGCCTTATCTTTGCTGGCAAAATAATGAAAGATGGAGATACTTTGACCCAACATAACATCAAGGATGGACTTACAATTCATCTAGTGATTAGAGCTAAGCCTAAGACTAACGAGTCTGGTCCATCTAGACCCCCAG CTGATGTGAATGCTACTCCATTTGGCCTTGGTCCGCTGGGAGGTCTCATTGGCTTAGAATCAATGGGTGTCAACTCGAATAATTTTATGGAACTTCAGAATAGGATGCAAACTGAATTATTCAGCAATCCGGATATGCTCAGGCAGATGTTAGATAATCCTCTTGTTCAAACTCTTATGAACGATCCAGAAAATATGCGATCCTTGATAACAAGCAATCCTCAGATGCAAGAGCTGATGGAACGCAATCCGGAAATCAATCACATGATGAATAATCCAGAGTTGTTACGTCAAACCATGGAATTGGCCAGAAATCCATCCATGCTTCAAGAATTGATGAGGAGTCATGATCGGGCAATAAGTAACTTGGAGAGTATTCCTGGTGGTTACAGTGCCTTACAAAGGATGTATAGGGATATCCAGGAACCGATGCTGAATGCTACAGCTGAGCAGTTCATCAGAAATCCATTCTCAGGTTTGGTAGATAATAACAGTACTGGTGCAAATCCACAACAAG GAGCTGAGAATCGGGAACCTCTGCCTAACCCTTGGGGTGGTGGAGGGAGAAGCCCGAGTTCAACATCACCTACTACTCCTAGACCAGGAGTTCTCAATACTCCACAGATGTCTAGTTTGTTGCAACAGATGGCAGAAAATCCTCAATTAGTTCAGAGCATGTTCAACGCTCCATATACTCGTTCCATAATCGAAGCGATGCAAGCTGATCCTAACATGGCTAGTAGTTTCCTAGCAGATAATCCTTTGATTTCTAGGAACCCCGCCCTTCAGGAGCAGATGCGCCAGTACATGCCTCAATTTCTTCAGCAGCTACAGAACCCAGAAATGCAGAATTTAATGACCAATCCGCAG GCCATCAACGCAATCATGCAGATCCAGCAAGGTATGGAGTCATTGAGACAAGCTGCACCAAGCCTAGTCAACACTTTCGGCATTCCACAACCACCAAGTGCTTCTACAACGACAACCAACACCACTGGCTCTACCACAACAGCCACAACTGCTTCAACACCAACTACTAACACCACTACAACTCCTTCTACTCAACCTAACGATACGTTTTCTGAA TTCATGGCAAGAATGGTGGCGGGCATGACGCAAGGAAACAATCCGAACGTGCCGCCGGAACAGCGATACCAGCAGCAGCTTGAACAGCTCACAGCTATGGGTTTCCTCAATCGCGAGGCTAACCTTCAAGCTCTGATAGCCACGTTCGGCGATATCAACGCAGCCGTCGAACGACTGTTGGCCCTGGGACAATTGTCGATGAGCTAA
- the LOC123321364 gene encoding uncharacterized protein LOC123321364 codes for MDMTFENVPGFTLNLHPSEKYLCSVCKSYILMPPVFLNPKHGFICGYCHQYKRFFLNKDEMLLPQELYEDLALSMRFPCEFCEYFVVFNGLAATHEVQCSKRIFRCPLSDVNRWFLGPEKPCDWQDNDGKSMVAHVKEKHKEFILQSPFEIRLRDLNCGEKQIYIAILNNRKIISIMVEDDEERNCIILRCRSNKVGHPELNHQCRIEIISPNSPKIFNYETNVYPLGAKIIERGRDTCTLWMGEFDEDGVLRLNFAPSLLERGRPRKSLPQNIDYNKQPYHDHCY; via the exons ATGGATATGACTTTCGAAAACGTCCCAGGTTTCACATTAAATTTACATCCAAGTGAAAAGTACTTGTGCAGTGTTTGTAAATCGTACATCTTGATGCcaccagtttttttgaatcCCAAACACGGATTCATATGCGGATACTGTCACCAATACAAGAGATTTTTCCTCAACAAGGACGAAATGCTTCTTCCCCAAGAATTATACGAGGATTTAGCTTTGTCCATGAGATTTCCCTGTGAATTCTGCGAGTATTTCGTTGTTTTTAACGGACTAGCAGCCACGCACGAGGTCCAGTGTTCGAAGAGGATTTTCCGATGTCCATTATCGGACGTGAATAGATGGTTTTTGGGCCCTGAAAAACCATGCGATTGGCAGGATAACGATGGAAAATCGATGGTTGCACATGTGAAGGAAAAACACAAAGAATTCATACTGCAAAGTCCGTTCGAAATAAGACTCAGAGACTTGAATTGTGGAGAAAAGCAAATTTATATAGCAATATTGAACAACAGGAAGATCATCTCAATAATGGTGGAAGATGACGAAGAACGAAATTGCATCATTTTGAGGTGTAGATCCAACAAGGTCGGACATCCAGAACTGAATCATCAATGTAGAATCGAAATTATAAGTCCAAATTctccaaaaatatttaattatgaaACGAATGTTTACCCATTGGGTGCTAAAATTATTGAAAGGGGAAGGGACACATGCACTTTGTGGATGGGTGAATTCGATGAGGATGGCGTTCTTCGACTTAATTTTGCACCTTCCCTGCTCGAACGGGGTAGGCCGCGAAAAA gtCTACCGCAAAATATTGATTATAATAAGCAACCCTACCACGACCATTGTTATTAA
- the LOC123321362 gene encoding COP9 signalosome complex subunit 2, translating to MSDPEDDFMCEDEEDYGLEYSEDSNSEPDVDLENQYYNSKSLKEEEPNAALLSFQKVLDLESGEKGEWGFKALKQMIKINFKLGNFEQMMARYKQLLTYIKSAVTRNHSEKSINSILDYISTSKNMELLQDFYETTLEALKDAKNDRLWFKTNTKLGKLYYDRGDFNKLAKILKQLHQSCQTDDGEDDLKKGTQLLEIYALEIQMYTAQKNNKKLKALYEQSLHIKSAIPHPLIMGVIRECGGKMHLREQEFEKAHTDFFEAFKNYDESGSPRRTTCLKYLVLANMLMKSGINPFDSQEAKPYKNDPEILAMTNLVNAYQTNDINDFESILKLNRQNIMDDPFIREHIEDLLRNIRTQVLIKLIKPYTRIRIPFISRELNIDVTEVENLLVSCILDNTIQGRMDQVNSVLLLDRTSVNSARYSALDRWTNQLNTLHSSIINKMA from the exons ATGTCCGATCCGGAAGATGATTTCATGTGTGAAGACGAAGAGGATTATGGACTG GAATATTCAGAAGATAGTAATTCCGAACCAGATGTAGATTTAGAAAACCAATATTATAATAGCAAATCTTTGAAGGAAGAGGAACCAAATGCAGCACTTCTTTCTTTTCAGAAAGTTTTGGATCTGGAAAGTGGAGAAAAAGGAGAATGGGGCTTCAAAGCTCTCAAACAAATGATCAAAATCAACTTTAAATTA GGAAATTTTGAGCAGATGATGGCCCGGTATAAACAACTTTTAACATATATTAAGAGTGCAGTGACACGAAATCATAGTGAAAAATCGATAAATTCTATTCTTGACTATATTTCAACATCCAAAAAT ATGGAACTACTGCAAGATTTCTACGAGACAACTTTAGAAGCATTGAAAGATGCCAAAAATGATAGACTGTGGTTCAAAACGAATACCAAATTAGGAAAATTATATTATGATAGAGGAGATTTTAATAAGTTAGCCAAAATACTGAAGCAATTACACCAGTCTTGTCAAACTGATGATGGTGAAGATGATTTGAAAAAGGGCACCCAGTTGTTGGAAATTTATGCTCTAGAAATTCAGATGTATACTGCCCAAAAAAATAACAAGAAATTGAAAGCATTATACGAACAATCGTTGCATATTAAGTCGGCTATTCCTCATCCATTGATAATGGGAGTTATAAGAG AATGTGGTGGTAAGATGCACTTGCGCGAACAAGAGTTTGAGAAAGCTCATACAGATTTCTtcgaggccttcaaaaattATGATGAATCTGGTAGTCCACGACGCACCACCTGCCTCAAGTATTTAGTATTAGCAAATAT gTTGATGAAATCTGGTATTAATCCATTTGATTCTCAAGAAGCTAAGCCTTACAAAAATGATCCAGAAATTTTAGCAATGACAAATCTGGTCAATGCATACCAAACGAATGATATAAATGACTTTGAGAgcatattgaaattgaataggCAGAATATAATGGATGACCCATTTATAAGGGAACATATTGAAG ATCTGCTACGTAATATAAGAACACAAGTACTTATAAAGCTCATCAAGCCGTATACTAGGATAAGAATACCTTTTATATCGAGAGAACTAAACATTGATGTTACCGAAGTGGAGAACCTTCTAGTATCTTGTATTCTGGATAA tacaaTTCAGGGAAGAATGGATCAAGTGAATTCAGTGTTACTTCTAGACCGTACTAGCGTGAATTCGGCAAGATATAGTGCATTAGATAGATGGACAAACCAATTGAACACATTACACTCATCAATCATCAACAAAATGGCTTAG